In the genome of Raphanus sativus cultivar WK10039 chromosome 4, ASM80110v3, whole genome shotgun sequence, one region contains:
- the LOC108851633 gene encoding protein kinase PINOID 2 — MSNSTKSYKDNESDCETSTAGPDSSRRTSWLSSSFTASPSCSSSISHLSNHDLNTYNQSKPHKANQVAWEAMARLRRRCGGRAVGLEHFRLLKRLGSGDIGSVYLCQIRGSPEVAFYAMKVVDKEAVAVKKKLGRAEMEKKILGMLDHPFCPTLYAAFEASHYSFLVMEYCPGGDLYTARLRQQSKRFSISSTRFYAAETLVALEYLHMMGIVYRDLKPENVLIRGDGHVMLSDFDLSFKCNVVPQLLNHNDYDHQVQDDDDDDFSICSTPSCTTTPLNPVISCFSPASIRRRRRKNVITTTIHETAACTSGSVKSNDVSRTFSRQLSSCSRVSSGFRDLSGGCPSIFAEPINARSKSFVGTHEYLAPEVISGQGHGSAVDWWTFGVFLYEMIFGTTPFKGDNNEKTLVNILKAPLTFPKVIVNSQKEYDNMVSAQDLITKLLVKNPKKRLGSLKGSIEIKRHEFFEGVSWALIRSIKPPWIPKEETNHKIKSDNRSVNYFMPPRFMMTRKERDEPYHVSSNHFDYF, encoded by the exons ATGTCAAATTCCACAAAATCTTACAAAGACAATGAGTCCGATTGTGAAACCTCAACAGCCGGGCCAGACTCCAGCCGCCGCACGAGCTGGCTAAGTAGTTCTTTCACGGCCAGTCCTAGTTGTAGTAGTTCCATATCCCATCTAAGTAACCATGACCTCAACACCTACAACCAATCAAAGCCTCACAAGGCCAACCAGGTCGCTTGGGAAGCTATGGCTAGGCTACGCCGACGCTGCGGCGGCCGTGCGGTAGGGTTAGAACATTTCCGGCTTTTGAAGAGGTTAGGCAGTGGCGACATTGGAAGTGTGTACCTCTGTCAAATACGTGGAAGCCCGGAGGTCGCGTTTTACGCAATGAAAGTTGTGGACAAGGAGGCAGTGGCGGTGAAGAAAAAGCTTGGAAGGgctgagatggagaagaagattttAGGGATGCTTGATCATCCTTTCTGCCCAACTTTGTACGCAGCATTTGAGGCTTCTCATTACTCTTTTCTCGTCATGGAGTATTGCCCCGGTGGTGATCTCTACACCGCCCGCTTACGCCAGCAATCTAAACGTTTCAGTATTTCCTCCACTAG GTTTTACGCAGCAGAAACACTAGTTGCTTTAGAGTATCTCCACATGATGGGAATTGTGTACAGAGACCTGAAGCCGGAGAACGTATTAATAAGAGGCGATGGTCATGTGATGCTCTCTGATTTCGATCTCTCTTTCAAATGCAACGTCGTTCCACAGCTCCTCAACCACAATGACTATGACCATCAAGTACAAgacgacgatgatgatgacTTCAGCATATGCTCGACACCTTCTTGCACCACGACTCCATTAAACCCCGTAATCTCCTGCTTCTCTCCCGCTTctatcagaagaagaagaagaaagaatgtCATTACCACCACAATACACGAGACAGCAGCGTGTACTAGCGGATCCGTCAAAAGCAACGATGTTTCTAGAACGTTCTCTCGACAACTTTCTTCTTGTTCTCGGGTTTCAAGTGGGTTTAGAGATCTCTCTGGTGGATGTCCATCAATTTTCGCTGAACCAATCAACGCTCGTTCTAAGTCGTTCGTGGGAACACATGAGTACTTGGCCCCGGAGGTTATCTCAG GGCAAGGGCATGGGAGTGCAGTTGATTGGTGGACTTTCGGTGTATTTCTGTACGAGATGATATTCGGGACGACTCCGTTTAAAGGCGATAACAACGAGAAAACGCTAGTCAACATTCTTAAAGCACCCTTAACATTCCCAAAGGTTATAGTGAATAGCCAGAAAGAGTATGATAATATGGTGAGTGCTCAAGATCTTATCACCAAATTACTGGTGAAGAACCCTAAGAAGAGGTTAGGAAGTCTCAAAGGCTCCATTGAGATCAAAAGACATGAGTTCTTCGAAGGTGTTAGTTGGGCACTAATCAGGTCAATAAAGCCACCTTGGATTCCTAAAGAAGAGACTAATCACAAGATTAAGAGTGATAATCGTAGCGTTAATTATTTTATGCCGCCGAGGTTTATGATGACTAGGAAGGAAAGGGATGAGCCTTACCATGTGTCGTCTAATCATTTTGATTATTTCTAA